The Benincasa hispida cultivar B227 chromosome 11, ASM972705v1, whole genome shotgun sequence genome has a segment encoding these proteins:
- the LOC120090688 gene encoding GDSL esterase/lipase At3g62280 gives MMTKSRSRTTTLLFDPKKIPFWVCAISLAIFIPATSCSPTSPTLINFGDSNSDTGGVLAGAGLPIGLPNGITFFHSGTGRLGDGRLIIDFFCEDLKLSYLSPYLEALAPNFTSGVNFAVSGATTLPQFVPFSLYVQVRQFIHFKNRSLQLQSLGKIEKMMDEEGFKKGIYMIDIGQNDLLVALYASNLTYEPVAQKIPSFLAQIKLAIQNLYANGGRKFWIHNTGPLGCSPKELALHPHSRKDVDQIGCLRVHNQVAKSFNKGLKNVCKELRSQFKDAIIVYVDIYTIKYNLFAHPKTYGLENDPLMACCGYGGPPNNYNVKATCGQPGYSICSNPSKSIIWDGVHYTEAANHLVASSILSSHFSTPNLTLHQFSLF, from the exons atgaTGACCAAATCAAGATCAAGAACAACAACATTATTGTTTGATCCCAAGAAGATCCCTTTCTGGGTTTGTGCCATTTCTCTTGCCATATTCATTCCAGCAACAAGCTGCAGCCCTACATCACCAACTTTGATCAACTTCGGCGACTCGAACTCCGATACTGGTGGCGTTCTTGCTGGGGCTGGACTCCCGATCGGCCTCCCCAACGGCATTACTTTCTTCCACAGCGGTACCGGGCGGCTCGGTGATGGCCGATTAATAATTGACTTCTTCT GTGAAGACTTGAAATTGAGCTATTTGAGTCCATATTTGGAGGCTTTAGCTCCAAATTTTACAAGTGGAGTGAACTTTGCAGTGAGTGGAGCAACTACACTTCCACAGTTTgttcctttttctctttatgTTCAAGTTCGTCAATTCATTCACTTCAAAAACCGTTCTCTTCAACTTCAATCATTAG GTAAAATAGAGAAGATGATGGATGAAGAAGGTTTTAAGAAAGGAATATACATGATTGACATTGGGCAGAATGATCTATTAGTTGCCCTTTATGCATCAAATTTAACCTATGAACCAGTTGCCCAAAAAATCCCTTCTTTTCTTGCACAGATCAAGCTGGCCATTCAG AATTTATATGCAAATGGAGGGAGAAAATTTTGGATACACAACACAGGACCATTAGGTTGTTCTCCGAAAGAGTTGGCATTGCATCCCCACAGCCGCAAGGATGTTGACCAAATTGGCTGCCTTAGGGTTCACAATCAAGTTGCTAAATCCTTCAATAAAGGCCTCAAAAATGTGTGCAAAGAGTTACGATCTCAGTTTAAGGACGCTATCATTGTCTATGTTGATATATATACCATCAAATATAACCTCTTCGCCCATCCCAAAACATATG GGTTGGAGAATGATCCATTGATGGCATGTTGTGGGTATGGAGGGCCACCAAACAATTACAATGTAAAAGCAACATGTGGGCAACCTGGTTATTCTATATGTTCAAACCCTTCAAAATCTATAATTTGGGATGGAGTTCATTACACTGAGGCTGCTAATCATCTTGTGGCTTCTTCTATTCTATCTTCCCATTTCTCTACTCCTAACCTTACACTTCACCAATTTTCcctattttag